AAGTCATACTAGAAGTCATGCATAACAATTTTAACTAACCCTTTTCaaacatgttaccacatattgtcaaactttacaaatcaacctaagaatcatgcataaactactaaccaagcatttttctatttcataaacatatcattcaagcaagcATAAACAAGGCATTTActacacactaaccggttatgaaaaggaggagccgaaaacaaagagaagagaatgagagaagatgaagtgtccgagtgatccgagcttgaccgagtccttgtccgagatccttgcttgaaccgagaatttggaagagtttggatgttgttttggggttttcttagttgagagaaagTAAGGAGTGTGTGTGCATGTTTTAGTAGCAAATGAGGGAAATGAGGAGATGGTGGGGattatatatacaaggggtgttttcgggttgggcttggggtttcggcccaaaccggtttcggctcaacggcccactcgagaccgagtggcccactcgcaaccgcccggttgcgagtcatggtctcgggtcgtggtttcggctctcatatatatatatatacaatacatacatacatcacatatcatgcacaaaggtcacgttttcatttaataatatttatatacacaaaatattacaaagtGTTCGtatggaaaaacctcgagtgtcacatttaAAATGTCAGGTTTTTCTACATGAGACTCTAAGACAGCAACTCACAGCGCAACACTAGTGAGGTATGTTCCCATTTATTATTTCATTTTTAGTTACTAACCAACTTCCTTTCAAAAATTCTGTTTTTTCTACACGagaccatggttgcaaaagtcgctaggcgctccctagtcggtcggccggggagttgagagtactcagcctaggcggagagtacacggggagtactcggacatgccaaattataaagaaattagttttcggaaattaaatatatgtcaaataacataaatttactaatatttataacaaaatacgtgaaattgatattcattctttaatatgatagtcatagaaattatgttttattttattttaagtcaaagtcggcccgagttgacctactagatacgGTTTTGGCCTATGTTCACCGCATTTGATCGATTCCAAGCAATTAgtcggagttgaagaaagtcgcctcggcaacctaccttgtagcgactactcggggagtactcggccttggagaccttgttttacaaccatgcacGAGACCCAAAGACTCACAGCCTAGCACTAGTGAGCCAGTGAGGTATGTTCTCAAATATTACTTCCTTTTCAGTTTACTATCGACTGCCATTTTAAAATTTTAGGGTCTTCACGAGATTTGAATGTTGGAATATTTATAATCAAGAAATTTGATGTAATTAGAAGTGAAACTGTGCTTAAAAGAAAGTGTGACTGTTTGTATTATTGTGCTGATTGGTTTAGGTTGTGTCATTTAGTTTAATGGTTATTTAAACGTTTCATGTAAGGGTATAAATGCCCATTAACGACGACATTTGTAAGTGTGTGAAATAGAATATTAGTGTGTGGTTCTTTGTATCTCTGTTTCACCAAGAGAGTCCCTGCACATTCATGTGTATACTCATATTCGTATATTGTTCATTCAAGCATATCTAAATTGATCCAAGCTTTATAATTAAACACGGGTCCTTTTATTGAAGACTCAAGCTCATAACCCAACACTAGTCAGGTATGTTTTCAAATATAACTACCCTTTCAATTTATTAACCgaattttgttttagaatttcaTGTATTTCACACGGGACCAGAAGACTGCACCTAACAGCCAAGCATTAGGTAGTTATGTTCTTGAACCTTCATTTTAAGTTTACTAAGCAACTTCTGTTTTAAAATGTCATTTTTTTTTCTGCACGATACTTGAAACCTACAGCTTATCACAGCCCATAAGTAGTCGGCATGTTACACCTACTAACCAACTTTCGTTTTAAAGTAGACATTTTTCTACATGAGATCCCAAGGCTGCAACTCACAGCCCCGCACTAGGCAGGTATGTTTTCGAATATTACATCTTTCTCTGTTTAATAACCAGCGCCCATTTTATAATTCAGGTTTTTCTATACAGGACTTGAAGAATGCATTGCATCTCACAACTCAGCGCTAGTCTGGTCTGTTCTCGAATCTCAATTCCTTTCAGTTTACTAAATGACTTCTCTTTGCAATTTTAGGTTTTTCTTCATGAGACTCAAAGACTAATACTATTGAAGTATGTTCTCGAATTGTACTTTCTTTTCAGTTTACAACTGGCTTCAAATTTAAACTTATCGGTTTTTCACGAGACTTGAAGACTCCAGCTCATAACCCCAACACTAGTCAGTTAAGTTTTCGAGTATTACTTCCTTTACAATTTACTAACAGACGATTATTTAAGGAATTTCATGTGTTTTGCACGAGACTCAAAGACAgcttctcatgccaaacactattGAGGTATGTTCTCGGATATTACATCATTTTCTGTTTAACCAGCTACGGGTTTATAATTTATAGCTTTCCAATACCAGACTTGAAGACTGCACCTAACAACTCAGCACTAGTCTGGTCTGTTTACTAAACGACTTCTCTTTGCAATATTAGGTTTTTCTTCGCGAGATTCAAAGACGGCTGTCCTCACAACCTAACACTATTGAGGTATGTTCTAGAATCTTACTTCTTTTTTCAGTTTTACTACCCGTCCACTGTTTTAAGTTTCACATTTTTTTCTACATGAGGCTTGAAGACTGTAGCTCACAGCGAAACACACGCAACGTATGTCATGAGTCTTAATTTCTTCCCGGTTTACTAATCAACTTCCATTTTATTATGTCAAGTTTTTAGAAGATAGGTAGGGTTTAGCTACAAaatccaaatttcctaaaaaagtgcaaaaagtcataaaacactatgatttcagccataaaacacacctaaaacccacaaataacaaagtaaaGATTACTAAAATACCATATTCAAACCTTAATAGTAAAAGTGGCTGTGAATTATATTTTCTGAATGAATAAAACGATTACAAAGGATCCCTTTATATAGGGACTAACCCTACCACTAAACATGGAAACTGTAATCTATACATAATTACAATATAATCACAAATATATGAAAATCCTAATCTTATGCATAAATCTCGGCTAATACTCCCCCGCAGTTTGAGCGGTCCTTGGGCAAACGGTCAAACTGGATCGAAATGATTGAAAAAGTTGCCGAGATAATCCTTTGGTAAATATATCCGCGTACTGATACGGAGCAGGGACATCAGAGACCCGGACATGTCCTAGGCGGACCTTCTCGCGTACAAAATGGATATCGATTTCTATATGCTTCGTACGCTGATGTTGTACAGGATTATCAGACAAGTATATTGCGGAAACATTATCACAAAACACTACGGTATTCAAGTGGCTTGGAGGAGGGGGACGTGTAGCTCAAGCAGTAAATTGCGTAACCAAGTGACCTCAGCAACGGCATTGGCAACACCTCGGTATTCAGCCTCCGCACTTGAACGCGAAACAGTAGGCTGGCGCTTAGAGGACCAAGAAAGCAAATTATTCCTCAGAAATACACAATAACCACTTGTATATTGACGAGAACCCGGGCACCCGCCCCAGTCAGCGTCGGAGTAGACAACCAAGGAATGCCATAGTCCAACGTCCCCTGAATGTACCGAAGTATGCGCTTCATGAAAGCATAATGAGGATCCTGAGGCTCGTGCATAAATAAACAAACTTGTTGTACCGCATAAGATATGTCCGGGCGGGTGAAAGTGAGGTACTGAAGAGCTCCAGCAAGGCTGCGGTAAAGAGTTGGGTCATGAAACAGAGGGCCATGTGTGGCACTTAATTTAGAAGATAGATCAACTGGAGTTGCACAGGGTTTACAAGATGTCATGTTGGCCCGAGCAATGATGTCTTTGGCATACTGTGTCTGATCCAAAAATAGGCCATTTGCTTGACGAGTGACCCGACTGCCCAAGAAATGATGCAATGAACCCAGATCAGACATGGCAAACTCTCGTGAGAGTGTCTGAATAATGTCGTGCAACAACTTGTCAGAGGAAGCTGTGAAGACAATATCATCTACGTATAACAAAAGATACGCAATTTCCTGGCCGCTACTGTATATGAATAGAGAATTGTCACACACACTACTCTTGAACCCGTGGGATAAGATGTAGTTCGCAAACCGTGTGTACCAAGCTCGTGGAGCCTGTTTAAGCCCGTATAAAGATTTCTTCAACCTACAAACAAAACCTGGAAATCGTCTATCAATGAACCATGTATGATGGGGTGGGTGTGGGTATGGTATACGAGAAGATGGTTTCATCAAACAAAACTTGCCGAGAAATAGTGACTTTCCCGATCGTAGGGTCGAAGCATCGGTACCCCCGAAGCGCAATATTAAACGACTTCTCTTTGCAATATTAGCACTAGTCTGGTCTGTTTACTAAACGACTTCTCTTTGCAATATTAGGTTTTTCTTCGCGAGATTCAAAGACGGCTGTCCTCACAACCTAACACTATTGAGGTATGTTCTAGAATCTTACTTCTTTTTTCAGTTTTACTACCCGTCCACTGTTTTAAGTTTCACATTTTTTTCTACATGAGGCTTGAAGACTGTAGCTCACAGCGAAACACACGCAACGTATGTCATGAGTCTTAATTTCTTCCCGGTTTACTAATCGACTTCCATTCTATTATGTCAAGTTTTTAGAAGATAGGGTAGGGTTTAGCTACAAaatccaaatttcctaaaaaagtgcaaaaagtcataaaacactatgatttcagccataaaacacacctaaaacccacaaataacaaagtaaaGATTACTAAAATACCATATTCAAACCTTAATAGTAAAAGTGGCTGTGAATTATTTTTCTGAATGAATAAAACGATTACAAAGGATCCCTTTATTAGGGACTAACCCTAGCACTAAACATGGAAACTGTAATCTATACATAATTACAATATAATCACAAATATATGAAAATCCTAATCTTATGCATAAATCTCGGCTAATACTCCCCCGCAGTTTGAGCGGTCCTTGGCAACGGTCAAACTGGATCGAAATGATTGAAAAACACCGAGATAATCCTTTGGTAAATATATCCGCGTACTGATACGGAGCAGGGACATCAGAGACCGGACAGTCCTAGGCGGACCTTCTCGCGTACAAAATGGATATCGATTTCTATATGCTTCGTACGCTGATGTTGTACAGGATTATCAGACAAGTATATTCGGAAACATATATCACAAAACACTACGGTATTCAAGTGGCTTGGAGGAGGGACGTGTAGCTCAAGCAGTAAATTGCGTAACCAAGTGACCTCAGCAACGGCATTCGCAACACTCGTATTCAGCCTCCGCACTTGAACGCGAAACAGTAGGCTGGCGCTTAGAGGACCAAGAAAGCAAATTATTCCTCAGAAATACACAATAACCACTTGTATATTGACGAGAACCCGGGCACCCGCCCAGTCAGCGTCGAGTAGACAACCAAGGAATGCCATAGTCCAACGTCCCCTGAATGTACCGAAGTATGCGCTTCATGAAAAGCATAATGAGGATCCTGAGGCTCGTGCATAAATAAACAAACTTGTTGTACGCATAAGAATGTCCGGGCGGGTGAAAGTGAGGTACTGAAGAGCTCCAGCAAGGCTGCGGTAAAGAGTTGGGTCATGAAACAGAGGGCCATGTGTGGCACTTAATTTAGAAGATAGATCAACTGGAGTTGCACAGGGTTTACAAGATGTCATGTTGGCCCGAGCAATGATGTCTTTGGCATACTGTGTCTGATCCAAAAATAGGCCATTTGCTTGACGAGTGACCCGACTGCCCAAGAAATGATGCAATGAACCCAGATCAGACATGGCAAACTCTCGTGAGAGTGTCTGAATAATGTCGTGCAACAACTTGTCAGAGGAAGCTGTGAAGACAATATCATCTACGTATAACAAAAGATACGCAATTTCCTGGCCGCTACTGTATATGAATAGAGAATTGTCACACACACTACTCTTGAACCCGTGGGATAAGATGTAGTTCGCAAACCGTGTGTACCAAGCTCGTGGAGCCTGTTTAAGCCCGTATAAAGATTTCTTCAACCTACAAACAAAACCTGGAAATCGTCTATCAATGAACCCTGTATGATGGGGTGGGTGTGGGTATGGTATACGGGAAGATGGTTTCATCAAACAAAACTTGCCGAGAAATAGTGACTTTCCCGATCGTAGGGTCGAAGCATCGAGTCACTCGGGCGACCGAAGCGCATCCGAACACCCGAAGATAGTCGTATATTGGGTGTCGAAGGTAGAGGGCAAAAGTAGGAGTAAAAAAGTCAAGTCTTTTCGTAGGAAGAATATTGTGAAGGTAAGCAGCAGTGTGAAGAGCTTCAACCCAGAAAGTAGGTGGAAGATATGAGTGGATAAGGAGAGCGCGAATGATGTCGTTTAGACGACGGATCATGCGCTCGGCACGGCCGTTTTGAGAAGAAGTTTGGGGACAGGAAAAACGAAATAACAAGCCGTGCTGGGTGGCAAATATTTTAAAAGCATTATTGTCAAACTCACCGCCGAGGTCACATTGGAAGGTTTAATTTGTCTGTTGAATTGGGTGGCAATCATGTGGTGAAACCTTAACAATAGTTGGAAAAGTTTAAGATTTAAATTTTAAGGGGTATACCCAAATGAAGTGTTAAAAGTTGTCAATCAAAACCATATAATATTTATATCCAGATTTACTTAGTACGGGGGAAGTCCAAAGGTCACTATGAATGATATCAAATGGCGAAAAAGTAATAGAATTTGATGCATAAAAAGGTAAACGTTTGCTATTGGAAAGTTGAGAAGAGTGACAAATACTAGATGATTTGTTCTTATTACaagataaattaaaattaaaatgacGACTAAGAACATCCAAGACTTGAGCGCCGGGGTGCCACAAACGATCATGCCATGGAAGAGATGCTGAGGTGATGAAGGTTGCTTGAGGTGGGTAGTTCTGGTGGTGTGATTGGATAGAGATCCCCGGTGCTATTGTGGCGGGAAAGAAGACGCCCAGTTCGAAGGTCATTCAAAGAAAAACCAAAGGGGTCAAACTCAATAGAAACACTGTTGATACGAGTAAATCGTCTAACAGAAATTAACTTTTTAATGATTTGTGGGCAATAAAGGATTCTGGGTAGTATGTAAGTTCGGTTGGGTAAGGTTAAATAGCTCGTTCCCGACCCATGAACGGGCAAAGACGCGCCATTGCCGACTAATATATTACTGTTAATAGGAAAAGAGTCGGGAGTTTTGATCATACCTTGTTCATCTGTGGCGTGTGATGTTGCTCCCGTGTCCATAACTGAGTTTGGGTCATAGTTGAGCTGCATCGAGGAGAAGGCTGCATTAAGGTCTGATGGACACATAGGATTGTAACCCGTAGGTTGGTTAGCACTGTAGTGGGCTTGTGGTGTGTAAGGTGGCGGGCCGTAGGCGGGTGCGGGTGGGTTCAGGGTCGGCGGATGGGCTGCAGTATAGTGGGCCGACTGGTTTCGGGCCGTGGGTTGGGAATAGGGAGCAGTGGGCTGAAAGGTGTGGGTATGGTGTAGGGAAGATGGTTTCATCAAACGAAACTTGCCGAGAAATAGTGAtctgggtttagggtttagggttatgTGTTTTGTGTCAGATGGCAAATGTGGTTTTCAAGATATTCCTTCGACATTGAGCATCTTGAGGGGGCCAAAAACGTGCTAGCtgattgctctgataccacttgcgGAATGGTACTGCGGTAGTTTACCACTTGCGGCTATTTACGTACCGTGCGGTTATTTACGTACCGTGCAGCTATGTACCACGGTAAATAGAGTAACAAATAAGTTACTATTTGAAACCATTAATTTTTGTACCCAAAAAGTTGTCGTACACAGTAGACAAGTAAATGAGCTCATGGAATGGTTGAAGAAAAAGAACCGTAAGTCGTTTATCCTAAAGATTGATTTCGAAAAAGCGTATGATAATGTGAATTGGAATTTTTTGTTGTCTATGATGCACCAAATGGGTTTTAAATCAAGATGGGGTAAGTGGATAGAAGGAATATTGAAGGCATCTAGATCCGCGGTTCTTGTGAATGGGTCTCCAACCTTCGAATTTAATTGTGAAAAGGGTCTTCGTCAAGGCGACCCTATTTCACCATTCTTATTCCTTATAGTGATGGAGGCGTTGTCTTGGTTGTTGAAAAAAGCTCAAGAGATTGGGGTCCTTAAAGGTATTAATTTTTCTGAGAGTGAAGCCGATATTACCCACCTGTTTTATGCGGATGATGCGCTTATTATGGGGAATGGTCGCAAGAGAACATTCAAAACACGGCTCGCATTTTGAGAATATTTTATATTTGTTCGGGCCTTCGAATAAACATCCATAAGTCCAATCTTTATGGGATTGGTACGGAGGATTTTGAAGTAGACGATATGATGG
Above is a window of Helianthus annuus cultivar XRQ/B chromosome 14, HanXRQr2.0-SUNRISE, whole genome shotgun sequence DNA encoding:
- the LOC118486545 gene encoding secreted RxLR effector protein 78-like, translated to MEWLKKKNRKSFILKIDFEKAYDNVNWNFLLSMMHQMGFKSRWGKWIEGILKASRSAVLVNGSPTFEFNCEKGLRQGDPISPFLFLIVMEALSWLLKKAQEIGVLKGINFSESEADITHLFYADDALIMGNGRKRTFKTRLAF